One Calliopsis andreniformis isolate RMS-2024a chromosome 9, iyCalAndr_principal, whole genome shotgun sequence genomic window carries:
- the LOC143183005 gene encoding uncharacterized protein LOC143183005, whose protein sequence is MCDHCAKVTSQKGYSGQVTCKCEHGEKKNGEGKDKDFGGCCSRKAREAAGGCCMSGCCKDKSGKSKEETAPKCCAENRK, encoded by the exons ATGTGCGACCACTGCGC AAAGGTAACCAGCCAGAAGGGATATTCGGGCCAAGTGACGTGCAAATGCGAGCA CGGGGAGAAGAAGAACGGTGAAGGCAAGGATAAGGACTTTGGCGGATGTTGCTCCAGAAA GGCGAGAGAGGCGGCTGGCGGCTGCTGCATGTCCGGTTGCTGCAAGGATAAAAGCGGAAAGTCGAAGGAAGAAACCGCCCCGAAATGCTGCGCGGAAAATAGGAAATAA